In Panthera leo isolate Ple1 chromosome E3, P.leo_Ple1_pat1.1, whole genome shotgun sequence, a genomic segment contains:
- the FBXL16 gene encoding F-box/LRR-repeat protein 16, producing the protein MSSPGVDGDPKPPCLPRNGLVKLPGQPNGLGAASITKGTPAAKNRPCQPPPPPTLPPPSLAAPLPRAALAGGLCPPAGLPLGGPASVPVPGPPVERPPLATDEKILNGLFWYFSACEKCVLAQVCKAWRRVLYQPKFWAGLTPVLHAKELYNVLPGGEKEFVNLQGFAARGFEGFCLVGVSDLDICEFIDNYSLSKKGVKAMSLKRSTITDAGLEVMLEQMQGVVRLELSGCNDFTEAGLWSSLSARITSLSVSDCINVADDAIAAISQLLPNLAELSLQAYHVTDTALAYFTARQGHSTHTLRLLSCWEITNHGVVNVVHSLPNLTALSLSGCSKVTDDGVELVAENLRKLRSLDLSWCPRITDMALEYVACDLHRLEELVLDRCVRITDTGLSYLSTMSSLRSLYLRWCCQVQDFGLKHLLAMRSLRLLSLAGCPLLTTTGLSGLVQLQELEELELTNCPGATPELFKYFSQHLPRCLVIE; encoded by the exons ATGTCGAGCCCGGGTGTGGACGGCGACCCCAAGCCTCCATGCTTGCCTCGAAATGGCCTGGTAAAGCTGCCGGGCCAGCCCAACGGCCTGGGTGCAGCCAGTATCACCAAGGGCACACCAGCTGCCAAGAACCGGCCCTgccagccaccacccccacccaccctcccaccgccCAGCCTGGCTGCCCCACTGCCACGGGCTGCCCTAGCTGGGGGCCTGTGCCCCCCGGCAGGGCTCCCCCTTGGTGGACCAGCCTCAGTCCCAGTTCCTGGGCCCCCAGTGGAGCGGCCACCACTGGCCACAGATGAAAAGATCCTCAATGGCCTCTTCTGGTACTTCTCGGCCTGTGAGAAGTGCGTGCTGGCCCAGGTGTGCAAGGCCTGGCGGCGTGTGCTCTACCAGCCCAAGTTCTGGGCGGGCCTCACACCTGTGCTGCACGCCAAGGAGCTGTACAACGTGTTGCCTGGTGGCGAGAAGGAGTTTGTGAACCTGCAGGGCTTCGCTGCGCGTGGTTTTGAGGGCTTCTGCCTGGTTGGTGTCTCCGACCTGGACATCTGTGAGTTCATCGACAACTACTCCCTCTCTAAGAAGGGCGTCAAGGCCATGAGCCTCAAGCGCTCCACCATCACCGATGCCGGCCTGGAG GTGATGCTGGAGCAGATGCAGGGGGTCGTGCGCCTGGAGCTGTCAGGCTGCAACGACTTCACCGAGGCGGGGCTGTGGTCCAGCCTGAGCGCCCGGATCACCTCGCTGAGCGTGAGCGACTGCATCAACGTGGCCGACGACGCCATTGCGGCCATCTCGCAGCTGCTGCCCAACCTGGCCGAGCTGAGCTTGCAGGCCTACCACGTGACGGACACGGCGCTGGCCTACTTCACAGCACGCCAGGGCCACAGCACGCACACGCTGCGTCTGCTCTCCTGCTGGGAGATCACCAACCACGGCGTGGTCAACGTGGTGCACAGCCTGCCCAACCTCACCGCGCTCAGCCTCTCCGGCTGCTCCAAGGTCACCGACGACGGCGTCGAGCTCGTGGCCGAAAACCTGCGCAAGCTGCGCAGCCTTGACCTTTCGTGGTGCCCGCGCATCACCGACATGGCGCTCGAGTACGTGGCCTGCGACCTGCACCGCCTGGAGGAGCTGGTGCTGGACAG GTGTGTACGCATCACGGATACTGGCCTCAGCTACTTGTCCACCATGTCGTCCCTCCGCAGCCTCTACCTGCGATGGTGCTGCCAG GTGCAGGACTTCGGGCTGAAGCACCTCCTGGCCATGAGGAGTTTGCGGCTCTTGTCTCTGGCAG GCTGCCCGCTGCTGACCACCACGGGGCTGTCGGGCCTGGTGCAGCTGCAGGAGCTGGAGGAGCTAGAGCTGACCAACTGCCCCGGGGCCACCCCCGAGCTCTTCAAGTACTTCTCGCAGCACCTGCCCCGCTGTCTCGTCATCGAGTAG